A section of the Paenibacillus yonginensis genome encodes:
- a CDS encoding four-helix bundle copper-binding protein, protein MMNSNPYRECIEACLECMNACNYCYISNLKEYELAMLRDCIRMDRECAEICMFAADALSRESVFAAEICQLCAKVCMACAEECSKHEHEHCQQCAEACRRCADACLSMAA, encoded by the coding sequence ATGATGAATTCAAACCCTTATCGAGAGTGTATCGAAGCATGCCTGGAGTGCATGAATGCTTGTAATTATTGTTACATATCCAATTTGAAGGAATATGAGCTTGCCATGCTTAGAGATTGCATTCGCATGGATCGTGAATGTGCGGAAATCTGCATGTTTGCGGCTGATGCTTTGTCCCGCGAATCCGTTTTTGCGGCCGAGATCTGTCAGCTCTGTGCTAAAGTATGTATGGCTTGCGCCGAAGAATGCAGTAAACATGAACATGAACACTGTCAACAATGTGCCGAGGCATGCCGCCGCTGTGCGGATGCTTGCCTGTCCATGGCAGCTTAA
- a CDS encoding PTS mannitol transporter subunit IICB codes for MATSAVSETKSRGLRVGVQKFGRLLSGMVMPNIGAFIAWGLITALFIPTGWIPNEYLAKLVDPTIKYLLPLLIGYTGGEMIHGKRGAVIGAIATMGVIIGSDIPMFLGAMLVGPIAAWILKQFDRAIEGKIRAGFEMLVNNFSIGIIGGLIMLGTYSGIGPAVEALTTLLSNGVEFLVNRNLLPLVNIIIEPAKVLFLNNAINHGILSPIAVEESVRTGKSILFMLESNPGPGLGVLLAYCLVGRGSAKQSAPGAVIIHFLGGIHEIYFPYILMNPRLILAVMAGGVSGTFMFQLLGAGLTGPASPGSIIAYFLVTPKGGYLPMLAGVIVAAVVSFLLSVLLLKTTKQKENDNIEEAAAKMKDMKAAGVTKTAAETTGADQAISDAAVQLDPEDVHKIVFACDAGMGSSAMGASVLRKKMQQAGVDVTVVNSAISEIPSDADIVITQKTLTDRAKAKIPTAEHISIDNFLKSPEYDKLVDRLKG; via the coding sequence ATGGCAACATCTGCAGTAAGCGAAACTAAATCCAGAGGATTGAGGGTTGGCGTTCAAAAGTTCGGCCGTTTGCTGAGCGGTATGGTTATGCCGAATATCGGCGCTTTTATCGCTTGGGGTTTAATTACGGCCCTGTTCATCCCTACGGGCTGGATTCCGAATGAATATCTGGCAAAACTGGTTGATCCGACGATCAAATATTTGCTTCCACTCCTGATCGGTTATACCGGCGGGGAAATGATCCACGGGAAACGCGGTGCCGTAATCGGCGCGATTGCGACCATGGGCGTCATCATCGGTTCCGACATTCCGATGTTCCTTGGTGCGATGCTGGTCGGTCCGATTGCCGCCTGGATCCTGAAACAGTTCGACCGTGCGATTGAAGGCAAAATCCGTGCCGGCTTCGAAATGCTGGTCAACAACTTCTCGATCGGTATTATCGGCGGTTTGATCATGCTGGGCACGTATTCCGGTATCGGTCCTGCCGTAGAAGCCTTGACTACGCTTCTGTCAAACGGCGTGGAATTCCTGGTGAACAGAAACCTGCTTCCGCTGGTCAACATTATCATTGAACCTGCGAAAGTGCTGTTCTTGAACAATGCAATCAACCACGGCATCTTGAGTCCAATTGCCGTAGAAGAATCTGTACGTACGGGCAAATCGATTCTGTTTATGCTCGAATCGAACCCAGGACCTGGTCTTGGCGTACTGCTGGCCTACTGCTTGGTTGGCAGAGGTTCGGCCAAACAATCTGCTCCAGGCGCTGTGATTATTCACTTCCTGGGCGGTATTCATGAAATCTATTTCCCTTACATCTTGATGAACCCTCGCCTGATCCTGGCTGTTATGGCCGGCGGCGTATCCGGTACCTTTATGTTCCAACTGCTCGGTGCAGGTTTGACTGGCCCGGCTTCTCCAGGCAGTATCATCGCTTATTTCCTGGTAACGCCAAAAGGCGGTTACCTGCCGATGCTTGCCGGTGTAATTGTAGCAGCAGTCGTATCGTTCCTTCTGTCGGTATTGCTGCTTAAAACAACGAAACAGAAAGAGAACGACAACATTGAAGAAGCGGCAGCCAAAATGAAAGACATGAAAGCTGCCGGCGTAACTAAAACAGCTGCCGAAACAACTGGCGCAGACCAAGCGATCAGCGATGCTGCGGTTCAATTGGATCCTGAGGATGTTCATAAAATCGTATTTGCCTGCGACGCAGGTATGGGTTCAAGTGCGATGGGCGCTTCGGTGCTTAGAAAGAAAATGCAGCAGGCAGGTGTGGATGTAACGGTTGTAAACTCAGCTATCAGTGAAATCCCTTCTGATGCGGATATCGTCATCACACAGAAAACGTTGACAGACCGGGCGAAAGCAAAAATTCCTACAGCTGAACATATTTCCATCGACAACTTCCTGAAGAGTCCTGAATATGACAAGCTTGTAGATCGCCTTAAAGGTTAA
- a CDS encoding BglG family transcription antiterminator encodes MNKLTARQRQIVTFLLERKEETTAAEIAETARVSVRTVHREMEGLEQFLADFDLHLKKKSGKGIELEGAQASMDKLAAMLKEEKPSEYTVEERKIYILVSLLHADEPVKLFTLAHALKVTVPTVTNDLNELELWIKRFRLELIRRRGYGVEIEGREEDKRRAICHLAEENLDPSDLVGAGDNHPPLLQKLLNLAGKEYFMFVESALWNRGSKWLDELSEKAYTHLLISLSVAVSRILQDKKVEDNNGGSGFYGFRPRNLEDAQAIVKELSEVLDIPFCSFETNYIALLLDALQDSAASEYLTQADLLHMEIVQQLIMRVAEKTGYPLQGDKSLREGLLQHIDPALKRLQEGSRIRNPLLASIRKDYEPLFQTVKEAVSDLDSALDVPDEEIGFLVMHFGASIERLKRLQQDVRAILVCSSGIGSAKLLATRLAKEIPQIEIVRNSSWYEAARIPEEDYDLIISTIDLPLPQNRYIRLSPLLTREDIEKLIDYIKNTTFKQMDSGRKAGRPEERSEENSSWAVGRIKSLQTTLTEILVLLEQFRLGAIDTTGQDLRYALLEACRALAEDSILDDPDEVTNLLLERELLGSLIIPDSSLALFHTRSAHILQPSLSLYRLSQPVQMDGETDIQVMLIMLGPRELPKESLEILSEISALLLWPDLIRLMEQGSEQDIKQFLGTELMEFFKNKV; translated from the coding sequence GTGAACAAACTCACCGCAAGGCAAAGGCAGATTGTGACGTTTTTGCTTGAAAGGAAAGAGGAAACGACAGCCGCCGAAATTGCCGAAACAGCTCGGGTGAGTGTCAGAACCGTTCACCGGGAGATGGAGGGGCTGGAGCAGTTTCTGGCCGACTTTGATCTCCACCTTAAGAAGAAGTCAGGCAAAGGAATTGAGCTTGAAGGGGCTCAGGCGTCCATGGATAAGCTCGCCGCTATGCTAAAAGAAGAAAAACCTTCTGAATATACGGTAGAGGAACGAAAGATTTATATTCTGGTTTCCCTGCTTCATGCCGATGAGCCTGTCAAGCTGTTTACACTGGCTCATGCCTTAAAAGTAACGGTTCCCACAGTGACCAATGATCTCAATGAGCTTGAGCTCTGGATCAAAAGGTTTCGGCTGGAGCTGATCCGCCGGCGCGGATACGGCGTGGAGATCGAAGGCCGGGAGGAAGACAAACGAAGAGCGATCTGCCATTTGGCCGAAGAAAATCTAGATCCTTCCGATTTGGTAGGCGCAGGCGACAATCATCCCCCGCTGCTGCAGAAGCTGCTGAATCTGGCGGGCAAAGAATATTTTATGTTCGTGGAAAGCGCCTTGTGGAACAGAGGTTCAAAATGGCTGGATGAATTAAGCGAGAAGGCTTATACCCATCTGCTTATTTCCTTGTCCGTAGCCGTGTCCAGAATTCTTCAGGACAAAAAAGTGGAAGATAACAACGGCGGTTCAGGGTTTTACGGCTTCCGGCCAAGAAATTTGGAGGATGCCCAGGCCATTGTCAAAGAGCTGTCGGAAGTGCTGGATATTCCATTCTGCAGCTTTGAGACCAATTATATTGCCCTTCTGCTGGATGCCCTTCAGGATTCGGCTGCTTCGGAATATTTGACGCAGGCTGATCTTCTTCATATGGAAATTGTTCAGCAGCTTATTATGCGTGTGGCCGAGAAAACCGGTTATCCGCTGCAAGGCGACAAGTCCCTGCGGGAAGGACTGCTCCAGCATATCGATCCAGCGCTCAAAAGACTTCAGGAAGGCTCGAGAATCCGAAATCCGCTGCTGGCCTCCATAAGAAAGGACTACGAACCTTTGTTTCAGACGGTTAAAGAGGCTGTATCCGATCTGGATTCGGCCCTGGATGTCCCTGATGAAGAAATCGGCTTTCTGGTGATGCATTTTGGCGCTTCAATTGAACGGCTGAAAAGACTTCAGCAGGATGTCAGGGCCATCCTCGTATGCAGCAGCGGAATCGGCTCGGCTAAACTGCTCGCCACAAGGCTGGCCAAAGAAATTCCGCAAATCGAAATCGTTAGAAACAGCTCCTGGTATGAAGCGGCCAGAATTCCCGAAGAAGATTATGATCTCATCATTTCAACCATTGATTTGCCGCTTCCGCAAAACCGTTACATTCGGCTTAGTCCTCTGCTTACCCGGGAAGACATCGAGAAGCTGATTGACTACATCAAAAACACAACCTTCAAGCAAATGGATTCCGGACGTAAGGCCGGGCGCCCTGAAGAGAGGTCGGAGGAGAATTCCAGCTGGGCAGTGGGACGGATTAAATCGCTCCAAACCACACTGACTGAGATTCTGGTCCTGCTCGAGCAATTTCGGCTTGGTGCTATTGATACAACAGGTCAAGATTTGCGTTATGCCCTGCTGGAAGCATGCCGGGCGCTTGCGGAGGATTCGATCCTGGATGATCCCGACGAGGTGACCAATCTTCTGCTGGAGAGAGAATTACTGGGCAGTTTGATAATTCCCGACAGCTCTCTTGCGCTGTTCCATACGCGCAGCGCCCACATTTTGCAGCCTTCCTTGTCCCTGTACAGACTGAGTCAGCCTGTTCAAATGGACGGAGAAACCGATATTCAGGTCATGTTGATCATGCTGGGACCTCGGGAGCTGCCGAAAGAATCGCTTGAGATCTTGAGCGAAATCAGCGCTCTTCTGCTCTGGCCGGATTTAATCCGGCTGATGGAGCAGGGGAGCGAGCAAGACATCAAACAGTTCCTAGGAACTGAGCTGATGGAATTCTTCAAAAACAAAGTATAG
- a CDS encoding PTS sugar transporter subunit IIA — protein sequence MSILSKEKILLSAAAKDKYEAIRIAGELLVKAGHVEPAYVDRMIDRENIVSTYMGNGLAIPHGTKEGKDLIHSTGLSIVRFPDGVDFDGDEPAFVVIGIAGAGGDHMQILTNVAMIFSEDESLEQVMNAPTEEAIMAIFEGGLED from the coding sequence ATGAGTATACTGTCAAAAGAGAAAATTTTGTTGTCTGCAGCAGCAAAAGATAAATATGAAGCTATTCGCATTGCCGGCGAACTGCTGGTCAAAGCTGGCCATGTCGAACCGGCTTATGTGGATCGTATGATCGACCGTGAAAATATTGTATCGACCTATATGGGCAATGGTCTGGCAATCCCTCATGGAACTAAAGAAGGCAAAGACCTGATTCATTCGACCGGCTTGTCGATCGTTCGTTTCCCGGATGGCGTTGACTTTGACGGAGATGAACCGGCTTTTGTGGTTATCGGCATCGCAGGTGCCGGCGGCGACCATATGCAAATTCTGACCAACGTGGCTATGATCTTCAGTGAAGATGAAAGCTTGGAGCAGGTCATGAATGCTCCTACTGAAGAAGCCATCATGGCGATCTTTGAAGGAGGCCTTGAAGACTGA
- a CDS encoding mannitol-1-phosphate 5-dehydrogenase — protein sequence MKAVHFGAGNIGRGFIGLLLSQAGYEVTFLDVNENLVSHLKQKREYPVVLASDQRETIIVRNVTGINSATETEAAVQAVAEADIITTAVGVNILKFIAPTIAEGLKKRLSSGSPAPLHIIACENAIGGSTQLKEHVYGLLDEATRSKADSLVAFPDAAVDRIVPLQQHDNPLEVEVEPFYEWAVDTSQMIPGYTPIEGVHYVDRLEPYIERKLFTVNTGHCSAAYRGYLKGYELIQEAMDDQQIADELYGVLKETGAVMVAKHGFDAAEHEAYIQKIMERFRNPALKDEVTRIGRSPIRKLSPNDRLVSPALQAFDRGLSYDGLAKSMATALLFDVQEDPEAVQIQQTLNERGASETLTHFTGIPADHPVHQAAIKHYEQLKQAVK from the coding sequence ATGAAAGCCGTACATTTTGGAGCAGGCAATATCGGACGCGGTTTTATCGGACTGCTGCTATCCCAGGCAGGTTATGAAGTAACGTTTCTGGACGTTAACGAAAATTTGGTGAGCCATCTCAAGCAGAAACGCGAATATCCGGTTGTGCTGGCCAGCGATCAGCGCGAAACGATCATCGTTCGCAACGTAACGGGCATCAACAGTGCCACGGAAACAGAAGCGGCGGTTCAAGCCGTGGCTGAAGCTGACATCATTACAACGGCGGTGGGCGTTAACATTCTGAAGTTTATTGCTCCGACCATTGCGGAAGGTTTGAAAAAACGTCTGTCCAGCGGTTCTCCGGCTCCGCTGCATATCATTGCCTGTGAAAATGCCATCGGAGGCAGCACCCAGCTTAAAGAGCATGTGTATGGTCTGCTTGACGAAGCTACACGCAGCAAGGCGGACAGTCTAGTAGCTTTCCCGGATGCGGCTGTTGACCGGATCGTTCCGCTCCAGCAGCACGACAATCCGCTTGAAGTGGAAGTGGAACCTTTTTACGAATGGGCTGTTGACACGTCCCAAATGATTCCAGGCTATACGCCGATTGAAGGCGTACATTATGTGGACCGGCTTGAGCCTTACATCGAACGTAAATTGTTCACAGTTAATACCGGTCACTGTTCAGCAGCTTACCGCGGTTATCTGAAGGGGTATGAACTGATCCAGGAAGCGATGGACGATCAGCAAATCGCGGATGAGCTGTACGGAGTTCTGAAAGAAACAGGCGCCGTGATGGTAGCTAAACATGGCTTTGACGCAGCGGAACATGAAGCCTATATTCAAAAAATTATGGAGCGCTTCCGCAATCCGGCGCTCAAAGATGAAGTGACGCGGATCGGCAGATCGCCAATCCGCAAGCTGTCGCCGAACGACCGTCTGGTGTCTCCGGCGCTGCAGGCTTTTGACCGCGGTTTGTCTTATGACGGATTAGCCAAATCCATGGCAACTGCCCTGCTGTTTGACGTTCAGGAGGACCCGGAAGCTGTGCAGATCCAGCAGACGCTGAACGAACGAGGGGCCTCCGAAACCTTGACTCATTTTACCGGAATCCCGGCAGATCATCCGGTGCATCAGGCGGCCATCAAGCATTATGAGCAGCTGAAGCAAGCCGTTAAATAA
- a CDS encoding tetratricopeptide repeat protein, whose protein sequence is MIHFDELWDYNQPEQTEQKFIGIAEQVKDNGNLGYIAELWTQIARAQGLQGRFETANASLDRVLSLLKEKELPRAHIRYLLERGRVFNSSGHPAQAVPLFEEAWLLARFHAEPDYAVDAAHMLGIAEADAAARMAWNLRALDYAEKHPEAERWLGSLYNNIGWAQVEAGQLEQAYAMFGRALAFREQQGNEELINIAKWCRAKVLRLMGRVAEALEIQISLYHDAMQHKGPSGYNCEEIAECLLAAGRRDESREYFRKAYELLSQDVWLAGHEAERLARIGELAQ, encoded by the coding sequence ATGATTCATTTTGACGAGTTGTGGGATTATAATCAGCCTGAACAAACAGAGCAGAAATTTATTGGGATTGCGGAGCAGGTTAAGGATAACGGGAATCTTGGATACATAGCGGAATTATGGACTCAGATCGCCAGGGCGCAAGGTCTTCAAGGCAGGTTTGAAACCGCCAACGCTTCACTGGACCGGGTCCTTTCCCTACTGAAGGAAAAAGAGCTTCCGAGAGCCCACATTCGTTACTTGCTGGAAAGGGGAAGGGTGTTTAACTCTTCAGGCCATCCAGCCCAAGCTGTGCCTTTATTCGAAGAGGCCTGGCTCCTGGCCCGTTTCCATGCTGAGCCTGATTATGCGGTGGATGCCGCCCACATGCTGGGTATTGCAGAAGCGGATGCTGCCGCAAGAATGGCGTGGAATTTACGGGCCTTAGACTATGCGGAGAAACATCCGGAAGCAGAGCGCTGGTTAGGTTCCCTATACAATAATATCGGCTGGGCTCAAGTAGAGGCGGGACAGCTCGAGCAGGCTTATGCTATGTTTGGCAGGGCTCTTGCATTCAGGGAGCAGCAGGGGAACGAAGAATTGATAAACATCGCCAAGTGGTGTCGGGCAAAAGTATTGCGATTAATGGGGCGGGTAGCGGAAGCGCTTGAGATCCAAATCTCCTTGTACCATGACGCCATGCAGCATAAAGGACCCAGCGGGTATAATTGCGAAGAGATCGCGGAGTGCCTTCTAGCGGCTGGCAGACGGGATGAATCACGCGAGTATTTCAGGAAAGCGTATGAACTTCTTTCGCAGGATGTATGGTTGGCCGGGCATGAAGCTGAACGGCTGGCAAGGATCGGAGAACTGGCCCAATAG
- a CDS encoding ABC transporter ATP-binding protein gives MKTKTGKALFKYALTAKRTFILALVMLAIGVAADLAGPFIARNMIDNHMLAIEKPFYETNTASSETVSYNGKLYKRGDRFAADETKGGEVHLLQAGRPFYFVEGAVPDTTGERSFEGGVLTISKGGETLQYPAVKLSAKELYAFYKPELPGIRTLVLAYFGFLLISIIMEFGKTYWLQSSANKVIQKLRIDVYKHIQKLPVNYFDNLPAGKVVSRVTNDTEAVKDLFIAVLSNFFSGIINMLGVYVALFLLDFRLGLICLFVIPIIAAWVVLYRKFATRYNTIIRSRLSEINAIINESIQGMPVIRVFRRQEQTSDEFEALNDDYMKHQNKMLNLNALTSHNLVNVIRNLAFAVVLWYFGGGYLSATGIVSLGVLYAFVDVLGRLFQPITGMVNQLAALDSSLVSAGRVFELMDQPGVDVTDGGMPRYKGNVEFDDVSFAYKKDYVLKHISFTAKQGETVALVGHTGSGKSSIINLLFRFYDPQKGSIRIDGQEVTSLPKQWIRQHMGIVLQDPYLFTGTIASNVSLGDGRISRETVEKALKDVGADRILAHLPGGLDEPVVEKGSTLSAGERQLISFARALAFDPAILILDEATANIDTETEALIQSALEVLKKGRTTFIIAHRLSTIRSADQILVLHKGEVVERGSHDELLALGGRYYQMYRLQGGITDAAENGSGQVQEGSSGSSNPEAQGSSAPAAGSAGAADESKRPTASPLPNLS, from the coding sequence ATGAAAACCAAAACAGGCAAGGCCTTGTTTAAATACGCTTTAACCGCCAAAAGGACGTTTATTTTGGCGCTGGTCATGCTGGCGATTGGTGTGGCTGCCGACTTGGCAGGCCCGTTTATCGCCAGGAACATGATCGACAATCATATGCTGGCGATTGAGAAACCTTTTTACGAAACCAACACGGCTTCCAGCGAAACGGTCAGCTACAACGGCAAGCTGTATAAACGCGGCGACCGTTTTGCCGCGGACGAAACCAAAGGCGGCGAGGTGCACCTGCTCCAAGCCGGCCGGCCGTTTTATTTCGTTGAAGGAGCAGTCCCGGACACGACGGGCGAACGTTCCTTTGAGGGCGGCGTGCTGACCATTTCCAAAGGCGGCGAAACCCTGCAGTATCCGGCTGTAAAGCTCTCGGCCAAAGAGCTGTATGCCTTCTACAAACCTGAGCTGCCGGGCATTCGGACACTGGTTCTCGCTTATTTCGGCTTCCTGCTCATCTCCATCATCATGGAGTTCGGGAAGACCTACTGGCTGCAGTCATCCGCCAACAAAGTCATCCAGAAGCTGCGTATCGACGTGTACAAACATATCCAAAAGCTGCCGGTCAATTATTTCGATAATCTTCCCGCCGGTAAAGTCGTCTCCCGGGTGACGAACGATACAGAAGCCGTCAAAGATTTGTTTATCGCCGTATTATCCAACTTCTTCTCCGGCATCATCAATATGCTCGGCGTATATGTGGCCCTGTTCCTGCTCGATTTCCGGCTTGGCCTCATCTGTTTGTTTGTCATTCCGATCATCGCGGCCTGGGTAGTGCTGTACCGCAAGTTCGCGACCCGGTACAACACGATCATCCGCTCACGGCTGAGCGAAATCAACGCGATTATCAACGAGTCCATCCAGGGCATGCCGGTAATCCGCGTATTCCGCCGCCAGGAGCAAACAAGCGATGAATTCGAGGCCTTAAACGACGATTATATGAAACACCAGAATAAAATGCTGAACCTGAACGCCTTGACCTCGCACAACCTGGTTAACGTGATCCGAAATCTGGCGTTTGCGGTTGTACTCTGGTATTTCGGAGGCGGTTATTTATCCGCAACCGGCATTGTATCGCTGGGCGTATTGTATGCGTTTGTAGACGTTCTCGGCCGTTTGTTCCAGCCGATTACTGGCATGGTCAATCAACTGGCAGCGCTTGACTCCTCTCTCGTATCTGCAGGCCGGGTATTCGAGCTGATGGATCAGCCTGGCGTGGATGTGACGGACGGCGGCATGCCGCGTTACAAAGGGAATGTGGAATTCGATGACGTTTCTTTTGCCTATAAAAAAGATTATGTGCTGAAGCATATCAGCTTCACCGCCAAGCAGGGAGAAACCGTAGCGCTGGTCGGCCACACCGGTTCAGGAAAAAGTTCGATCATCAACCTGCTGTTCCGGTTCTATGATCCGCAGAAAGGCTCCATCCGCATCGACGGACAGGAGGTCACCAGCCTGCCGAAGCAGTGGATCCGCCAGCATATGGGCATCGTCCTGCAGGATCCTTATCTGTTCACCGGAACGATCGCCAGCAACGTCAGCTTAGGCGACGGCCGGATCTCCCGCGAAACGGTCGAGAAAGCGCTGAAGGATGTAGGCGCCGACCGCATCCTGGCCCATTTGCCGGGCGGACTTGACGAACCGGTCGTGGAGAAAGGCAGCACGCTCTCCGCAGGCGAACGTCAGCTGATTTCCTTTGCCCGGGCGCTGGCTTTCGACCCAGCCATCCTGATTCTCGATGAAGCTACGGCCAACATCGATACCGAAACCGAAGCGCTGATCCAATCCGCGCTTGAGGTGCTGAAGAAAGGGCGCACGACGTTTATCATCGCCCACCGCCTCTCCACCATCCGCAGCGCCGACCAGATTCTGGTGCTGCACAAAGGTGAAGTCGTGGAACGAGGCTCCCACGATGAGCTTCTTGCCCTCGGCGGACGTTATTATCAGATGTATCGCCTGCAGGGCGGCATTACGGATGCTGCCGAGAATGGTTCCGGGCAAGTTCAGGAAGGCAGCTCCGGCTCCAGCAATCCGGAAGCTCAGGGATCGTCTGCACCTGCCGCCGGCTCCGCCGGAGCAGCCGATGAATCCAAACGGCCAACAGCTTCGCCGCTGCCGAATTTATCCTAA
- a CDS encoding ABC transporter ATP-binding protein, whose translation MFSVLKNLGWFFRREKQRYTIGLIFLIVVGVLELAPPRLLGSAIDDIVSGSITWNLLTMYILSIVGLLVLIYLITYVWMHKLFGGSNLVERLLRTRFMNHLLRMTPPFFERSRTGDLMARATNDLRSVAQTAGFGMLTLTDSTAYLATIFVAMATLISWKLTLAAIIPLPFIALAMKIYGKIIHERYTLAQDAFGDMNDQVLESVAGVRVIRAYVQERNDEARFENITNDVYQKNLAVAKVDAYFEPTIRLCVGLSYVISLTYGMYLVFHNELTLGNLVSFNMYLGMMIWPMFAIGELINIMQRGGASLDRVNETLSVKPDVEDAEHPVPVAAPDSIEFRDVTFRYPTSTVNNLEQIRLNLKRGETLGVVGRTGAGKSTLLKQLLHEYPLGTGELLISGVPMPSIAKDQLHSWIGYVPQEQILFSKTVRQNIQYGRPNADDELIMDAIRTASFDGDLHTLSDGLETLVGEKGVALSGGQKQRVSLARAFIADPEILILDDALSAVDARTEARIIENIRSKRSGKTTLIATHRLSAIEHADHIVVLEKGRIVEEGTHEELLAKGGWYREQYERQQVESNLTD comes from the coding sequence ATGTTCTCGGTATTAAAAAATTTGGGCTGGTTCTTCCGCCGGGAGAAACAACGCTACACGATCGGGCTTATCTTCCTGATTGTGGTCGGCGTATTGGAGCTGGCCCCCCCACGGCTGCTCGGCAGCGCTATTGACGACATCGTCAGCGGCTCTATCACGTGGAATTTGCTGACGATGTACATTTTATCGATCGTGGGCCTGCTGGTTCTGATCTATCTGATTACTTATGTTTGGATGCACAAGCTGTTCGGCGGCTCTAATCTGGTGGAACGGCTGCTGCGCACCCGGTTTATGAACCATCTGCTGCGGATGACGCCGCCGTTCTTCGAACGGAGCCGGACCGGCGACCTGATGGCCCGCGCCACCAACGACTTGCGTTCCGTGGCCCAGACGGCCGGCTTTGGCATGCTGACCCTAACCGATTCGACCGCTTATCTGGCGACGATCTTCGTGGCGATGGCTACACTGATCAGCTGGAAGCTGACGCTCGCAGCGATAATTCCGCTTCCTTTCATTGCTCTCGCAATGAAAATCTACGGCAAAATCATTCACGAGCGATATACGCTTGCCCAAGATGCCTTTGGCGATATGAACGATCAGGTGCTTGAATCGGTAGCCGGCGTACGCGTTATCCGAGCTTATGTGCAGGAGCGCAACGATGAAGCCCGGTTTGAGAACATCACCAATGACGTTTACCAGAAAAATCTGGCCGTGGCCAAAGTCGACGCTTATTTCGAGCCGACAATCCGCCTCTGCGTAGGCCTGAGTTATGTAATCAGCTTGACGTACGGCATGTATCTTGTGTTCCACAATGAGCTGACGCTGGGCAACCTTGTCTCTTTTAATATGTATCTAGGGATGATGATCTGGCCGATGTTCGCCATCGGCGAATTGATCAACATCATGCAGCGCGGCGGGGCTTCGCTGGACCGCGTCAACGAAACGCTCAGCGTGAAGCCGGACGTGGAAGACGCCGAACATCCCGTACCTGTGGCTGCTCCGGATTCCATTGAATTTCGTGACGTGACGTTCCGTTATCCGACTTCGACTGTAAACAACCTGGAGCAGATCCGGCTGAACCTGAAGCGCGGCGAAACGCTGGGCGTTGTCGGACGGACCGGTGCCGGCAAATCGACGCTGCTGAAGCAGCTGCTGCACGAATACCCGCTGGGCACCGGCGAGTTGCTCATCTCCGGCGTTCCGATGCCGTCGATCGCCAAAGATCAGCTGCACAGCTGGATCGGCTACGTGCCGCAGGAGCAGATTCTTTTCTCCAAGACGGTCCGCCAGAATATCCAGTACGGACGGCCTAATGCCGATGACGAGCTGATCATGGACGCCATCCGCACCGCCTCCTTCGACGGCGACCTGCATACGTTGTCCGACGGCCTGGAGACGCTGGTCGGCGAGAAAGGCGTAGCCCTTTCCGGCGGGCAGAAGCAGCGCGTCTCGCTGGCCCGGGCCTTTATCGCCGACCCGGAAATTCTGATCCTTGACGATGCTTTATCCGCCGTCGATGCCCGAACCGAAGCACGGATCATTGAGAATATCCGCAGCAAACGCTCCGGCAAAACAACCTTGATCGCCACGCACCGGCTCTCCGCGATTGAACACGCCGACCACATTGTTGTGCTCGAGAAAGGCCGGATCGTCGAGGAAGGAACCCATGAAGAGCTGCTGGCCAAAGGCGGCTGGTACCGCGAACAATATGAACGGCAGCAGGTTGAATCGAACCTGACAGACTAG
- a CDS encoding HesB/YadR/YfhF family protein, translated as MIHVAEDAARWYKKELNLAEGQSVRFFARYSAGGHIHPGFSLGIDTEEPKKPGISTNVDGIRFYMEEQDLWYLDGYDLKVSYDAESDDIIYEYVQ; from the coding sequence ATGATTCATGTTGCTGAGGATGCAGCCAGATGGTATAAGAAAGAACTGAATCTTGCCGAAGGGCAATCAGTCCGCTTCTTTGCCCGTTACAGCGCAGGCGGACACATTCATCCCGGATTTTCACTTGGCATTGATACGGAGGAGCCTAAGAAGCCTGGCATATCTACAAATGTAGACGGTATTCGTTTCTATATGGAAGAGCAGGATTTGTGGTATTTAGACGGCTACGATTTGAAAGTCAGCTATGATGCCGAAAGTGACGATATCATTTACGAATACGTGCAGTGA